One window from the genome of Candidatus Delongbacteria bacterium encodes:
- a CDS encoding PepSY domain-containing protein encodes MKVWRKIHLFSFGYFKLVSLISSCVLLVIALTGILYNHHHDFDFLENGRITTSILPASYQERLDRTRKAQGLGDLFPEEAHSVPIMWVVIDLHNGEFFGGLPGRLFYDVLALCLGTLSITGIVMYWRIRKRVRW; translated from the coding sequence ATGAAGGTCTGGCGAAAAATCCACTTGTTCAGCTTCGGATACTTCAAGCTGGTGAGCTTGATCAGTTCCTGCGTGCTGCTCGTCATCGCCCTGACCGGCATCCTCTACAATCATCACCACGACTTCGACTTCCTTGAAAATGGCCGCATCACCACCTCGATCCTGCCCGCCTCCTATCAGGAGCGGCTGGATCGCACGCGCAAGGCCCAGGGCCTGGGGGATCTCTTCCCCGAGGAGGCCCACTCGGTGCCCATCATGTGGGTGGTGATCGACCTGCATAATGGCGAATTTTTCGGCGGCCTTCCGGGCCGGCTGTTCTACGACGTGCTGGCGCTCTGCCTGGGCACGCTGTCCATCACCGGCATCGTCATGTACTGGCGGATCCGCAAACGCGTCCGCTGGTGA